CTCCACGTTCTGGCAGGCGGCCACGGCCTCCCTGAGGGACCTGCCTTCTTCCAGCAGGAGCAGCATGCGCTCCACGCGGGCCACGTCGGTGTCGTTCTCCGCCACCGGGCAGAAGGCCACGTCCACGCTGCCCGACAGGATGTCGATGCCTTCGCGGCAGGCCGAGCAGGACGGCGAGAAGAACATGCGCACCGTGGCCTGTCCGGGGTTCTCGCTGATGCTCCAGACCTCGCCCTGCGTGCGCATCACCTGGCCCGCGTTGACCACGAACAGCAGCAGCCAGGCATACAGCAGCAGCGGACGCTCTGGCGGGCGTTTGCCGGCCCGGTGCAGCGCCCGCCAGAAAAGCCAGTAGGCCAGGGCAAAAAAACAGGCCACCACCAGGCAGCTGACGCAGGGAGAGGTCAGCGCCATGAGCAGCAGCAGAAAAATATCGCCCAGCAGGATCAGTCCCGCCAGCAGATGCCCTGCCGGGACAGCCCCCAGCAGCGCCAGGAAGACCAGGGCGCCGAAGGCGGCCGTACCGATCCACCACATGGAGAGACCGCCGATGACGAGGTCCTGGTACAGGGAGCAGCCTGCAGTGACGCAAAAGGCCACTTCGTTGCCCAATGCCGTCCAGATGCAGAAGAGCATGCCCAGAAGGGCGGCCGCCAGTGCGCCGCCAGGGATCCCGTAGGCCTGTTTCATGGCTCTCCTTGGTAAGGGGACTACGTCCGGCAGATGCAGACGCACACTTTGTATACTCCATAATCCCGGCTAGGTAAAGGCATCTTGTCCCGCCTGCCTGAAGTTGTGCTGTGCAATGCGCCATCGGGGGGATAAAAAGACTTGCAGGGCTCTCTTGCCGGGAAAAAAGACAAGGACATACAGGGTACACTACTGCAAGAAAGAGAGAAAAAAGCAAAAAAATTTTGCCATTACGATGAAAAAAGGCCATCCATACAAGAAGGTTGCTCTGCGAAACGCAGAAAAACATCATGGAACAGGCATCGTTTTTTCCTGTTCATGCCTGTCATGGAATGGCTGTCCTGCAAGAGAACATTGTGATTCTGTGCACGATGCCCCCAATATGGAAAGGGCGGCCATGCACGAAAAAAGAAGGGGCGCCCCCAAGGGGGCGCCCGCTATCAGGATTTCGCTGGGAAAACCCGGCGATGCTTACATGGTGGAACCGGAAGCAGCGCGCTGCATCTTGATTTCGACCTTTTCGGTCAGGCCGCCATAGTATTCGCGCAGGATGGCGAGCACTTCTTCACGACCGAAATGATCCGGCACTTCAGCGCCTTCGGACAGCATCTTGCGCAGCTTGGTACCGGACAGGATGACGCGGTCTTCCTTGCTGTGGGGGCAGGTACGCATGGAGGCCATGCCGTCGCACTTCTTGCAGTAGAAGGTCCAGTCGATCTTCATGGGTTCGCAGAGCAGGCGCTTGCCTTCTTCGGCGGGCATGGGGATCTTGTCGAAGATTTCCTGGGCTTCGAACATGCCGTAGAAGTCGCCCACACCGGCGTGGTCGCGGCCCACCAGCTGGCGGTTGATGCCGTAGTTCTGGCGGAAGGTGGCGTGCAGCAGGGCTTCACGGGGACCGGCGTAGCGCATGTCCAGAGGATAGCCGGCCTGGATCACATGCTCGGGCACGAAGTACTTCTGCACCAGGGTGTCGATGCATTTCACGCGGACTTCGGCCGGGATGTCACCGGGTTTCAGGGCGCCCACCAGGGAGTGGATCACGACGCCGTCGCACACTTCCACGCCCAGCTTGGCCAGGTATTCGTGGGAGCGGTGCATGGGGTTACGCAGCTGCAGGGCGGCCACGTTCTTCCAGCCGCGTTCGTCCATCTTGGCACGCAGCTGGGCGGGGGTCATGTACACGCCGGGGAACTTTTCGGGGAATTCGCCCTGGGACAGGACTTTCACGGGGCCACCGATGTTGTATTCCTTCTGGCCCAGGACCATCTTCACGCCGGGATGGTCGGTGGGGGCCACTTCCCAGAACTTTTCGGAGTCGGGGCCGCAGCCCTTGAACACCAGTTCGCATTCCCACTTCTTGTCGGCTTCGGTCATTTCATAGATGTCTTCCACCTTCATGGTGGCCATGATCTGACCCTTGCGGACCAGGGCGACTTCTTCGCCGACCTTCAGGGCCTTGGCGTCGTCGGCGGACACGTCCAGGGTCACCGGCACGGGCCAGAAGGTGCCGTCGGAGAGCAGCATCTTTTCGCACACGCTCTTCCAGTCGGCCTTGTTCATGAAGCCGTTCAGGGGAGAGAAGCCGCCGATGCCCATCATGATCAGGTCGCCCTTGGCGCGAGAGGAGATCTCAATCTGCTTCAGGCCGGCAGCCTTTTTCAGTTCTTCTTCCAACGCCGCGCCTTCCAGAAGACAACACACCAGGCCCTTGCCGCCATGAGGGGGTACCAGTTTGGACATTGAGAAATCCTCCATTTGATTTGTTGCTATACCGTTGCGCAAATGGCGCATCCGTAACGTCTCTTTGTGAATTGCATCTTGTGAATAATCTAACAAAAAGTCAACCACCTTTCGGGATTTTTCACGGAAACGACACGAAAAAGACGTGGCGGGAAACGGCTATCACATTGATTTACAACACAAAGAGTGCGGAAAATTTTTTATTGTGAAAATTGACGCGCACTCGGGCCCCATGCCGGTCCGGCCGCAAGAGCCCGGCACGGTCATGGCCGGGGCTCCCTGCCGGAGTTTGGGCGGAACATAGCACGGCCGGCGGGGCATGAAAAGGGGGCCTGCGGGCCTGCTGCCCTGTCCTTTGCCCAGCCGTGCGGAAAACAAGGACAAATTCTTCGTGTCCTGTCCGGTGGCCTGGGGCCCGGTCCCGCCGGCCGGATAAAAAAAGGCCCGGCACCTTGTGGTACCGGGCCGGGGATGCCGCGGACTGGATCAGGTCAAGTTAGCGGGCCACGGCCTCGCCCTGCACGGGACGGCCTTCATGACGGCCGGTCAGGGTGCGCAGGAAGCCCACGATGAGGGCGCGGTCCTTCTGGGGCACGTCCAGACCGGAGCAGTAGACGCCCATGATGCGCACGGCCTCGTCCAGCGTGGTCACGGTGCCGTCGTGCAGGTAGGGATGGGTCAGCTCCACGTTGCGCAGGTTGGGCACTTTGAAGCGGTGCATGTCCTCTTCCCTGCCGCTGGCATTGAAGCGGCCCTTGTCCGAGCCCAGGGGCTTGCCGCCGCGGTCGGCGAAGTAATCCTTCTTGAGATCCAGATATTCATAGGACTGGCCGCCCATGCTCTTGCCCACATGGCAGGAGGCGCAGCGGTAGGCCTTGAAGCGCTCGTAGCCTTCCGCTTCGGCGGCGGTCAGGGCGCTCTTGTCGCCGCGCAGCCAGCGGTCGAAACGGCTGTCGGGCGAGATGAGGGTCTTTTCGTATTCGGCAATGGCGTCCGTGATGTTCCTGCCGGACCAGCCGTCAGGATAGACGGCGCGGAACTTGGCGGTCAGTGCGGCATCGGCGGCCAGACGGGCCACGATCTCGTCCCAGTCCCTGCTGCCCATCTCGATGGGGTTCAGCGGCGGGCCGCCGGCCTGCTCCTGCAGGTCGGCCGCGCGGCCGTCCCAGAACTGCACGAAGTTGAACACGGCATTGAAGGTGGTGGGCGCGTTCACATCGCCCAGCTGCTTGCGGATGCCTTCGGAGAAGCGGCCGTTGTCCGTGCCGGCCTTGTCCATGGCATGGCAGGTGGCGCAGGCCACGGTGCTGTCGGCGGACAGGCGGGCATCGTTGAACAGGGCCTTGCCCAGGGCCACCTTGGCCTCGTCCACGGGCAGGCGGCGGGGGATGGGCTGGATGGGCTCGTTGGCATGTTCGGGGGCGGCATCCGTGGCGTAGTGGGCTTTGCGGCTCTCGGCCACCCAGGTCAGGATGTCCTTCTTGTCCTGGTCGGAAAGGCGGCTGCCCCAGTGCACCACGGCGAACTTGGCGGGCGGCATGGTGTCATTGAGGATGACCCATTCCATCTTGGCCAGCACGGTCTCGCCCACGGGGCGGTCCTTGCGCTGCACCAGCTCCTGGTTGAGGTCCAGGGCACGGATGCCGTCCCTGTAATCCTTTTCGATGATGCCGCGGATGCCGGGGACCTTGGCGTAGAACGGCAGGTCATAGCCGCGGGAATGGCAGGCCATGCACTTGTCCTGCACGATGCCCGAGACACTGGCGAACTTGTGCTGCACATCGTCCAGCCCCTGCGCCGTGGCGGGGGCACAGGCCAGCAGCACGAGGGCTGCGGAAGCCAGCAGTTTTTCCTTCATATCGTCCTCCTTGGGGGGCGATGCCGGGACGGCATCACGGGTTTTGCCGGGATAGCAGGAGCTTTTTTTCACAAGTGGTGCATAATGTCAACAGTAATTTTTACTATTACCAAGATAACATATTATTTTTTGTATATTTTTATGGACGATATCAGGACTGCCCATTCTATTGCACAATGGTTTCAATGAGATAGCATATGCTGTTCCGGCCCGGAACAGGCGGGCCGCCTGTGCCCCCGGAGCGGCTCCCGGTATGCCGGCATCCGGCTTGCGGCGATCCGCGCTGTCCCGCGGCCGCCGGAGCGGCCCGGAGCAGGCGGGAGGCAGCGGGGCGAGGCGCCCGCGCGGAGCGGCGGTCATGGGGCACAAAAAAAGCAGGGCGCCTCCCGTGGGGGAGACGCCCTGCCGTGTGTCTGTATGCGGCATCCGTGCCTAGAAGGGCACTTCGTCCATGTTGGAAGCCTCGGAGGGGAAGGCGGGGCCCAGGTCATCGTCGCGCTGCTGGGGCGCGGGGCGGCGCGGAGCCTGGCGCTGTCCGCCGGTGTTGCCGCCGCGGGGAGCGCGGGCGGCCGGAGCGGGCGCGCCGTAATCGTCCTCATAGCCGCCCATGTCGGAACGGGGGCCGTCGCTGCGGCGGTCCAGGAACTGGACGCGCTGGGCCTTGATCTCGGTGGTGTAGCGGTCCTGGCCGTTCTGGTCCTGCCACTTGCGGGTCTGCAGGCTGCCTTCCACATAGACAAGGCTGCCCTTGGCCAGGAAGTTGGCGCAGTTCTCGGCCTGGCGCTGGAACACGGACACACGGTGCCATTCGGTGCGTTCCACCTTGTTGCCGTCGCGGTCCACATAGGATTCGTCGGTGGCCACGTTGAGGGTGGCCACAGGGGAACCGCTCTGGGTATAGCGCAGTTCGGGGTCGCGGCCAAGGCGACCGATGAGCATGACTTTGTTCAGCATAGATTCTGTTCCTCGAACGGTTGTTCGTTGTGCCGTCTCAGCGCAGGCCGAAAAGGCGCCGGAAGAGGGACGGCTTTTTGCGTTTGGGGCCGGAGCCTGCGGCAAGCAGGCTGTCTTCCATTTCGGTCAGGGCGTCCTCCAGGGCCTCGCTGGCGCGGTGGGCGGCCCGGGGATCATTGGCGCGCAGGGCCGCGTCCAGGGCGCCGCGCTGCGCAAGGGCATCGGCCAGGGCCCGTTTGAAAGGGGCCTGCTGCCCGGGCCAGCGGTCCTCGGCCATGCCCCGTTCCAGACGGTCCAGCAGGTCGCGGACACCGGCCGTGCCCACACCGGCATGGCCGAAGGCCAGCAGGCTGAGCCCGGGCCAGCATTTTTCCAGCAGGCCGGGGTTCCAGGTGACGTCCACGGTGGTGATGCGGGCCACGGGCGCGGTCAGCGGGGGCCGGATGGCGGATTGCGTGAGCGTGGCCTCCAGCGTGTCCAGCAGGGCGGCCAGGGCCTGGAGGCCCGCGGCGGCGTCCTCGGCCTGCCAGCTGCCCAGGGCGTCCTCGCAGCGGCGCGTCAGGTCGCACAGGGGGCGCAGGCTGTCCAGCGTCAGGGGCGCGAGGTCGTCCACGTTGCGCATGGCCAGGCGGCTCAGGCATCGTGCCAGCTCCAGCAGGCAGGGCTCGGCCGGGGCCCCGGGCACGGCCAGCCAGGCCGCCACGTCCTCGCCATAGGGGCCGGCGGCCTTGCGGGCCAGGGCCAGCAGGGCGGGCCAGCGCCGGGCCGTGAGGCCCCGGGGGCTGTCGGCGGCTTCCTGGCGGATCTGCAGTGCCTTGCCCATGACGGCCTAGCCCTTTTCCGTCCACTCGGTCTGGACGCGCATGATGACGTCCTGGATGACGGGCAGCTGGTCCTCGGGGCAGACCCCGATGAGGGGGGCGTCCGCGTCCATGTTCTCGTTGTAGCTGAAGTAGACGGCGTAGATGACGCCCGTGGGGCCGCTGTAGTGCAGGGGCACCTCGCGCTTCATGCGCGACATGATGAACAGCTCCATGCCGTCGCGCACCACCACGGAATGGGCGTCCGAGGCGCGGATCTTCTTGTCCACTTCGGGGGTGAAGTAGTACTTGGCCCGCTCGGGCGCGCGGAACAGATGCAGGGCCTTCTTGAGGATCTGGTGTTCCACCTCGCTGCGGGTGAGCATGTGGCGGATGACCATCAGGGGCGTGCCCGCTTCCACGAACATGCCCTCCAGCTGGTTGTGGATCCTGCTGATGATGCCCTTTTCAGGGGAGCAGATGGGTTTGGGGTTGCGTTCGCGTTCCAGGGTGGCCAGGCGGGTGCCGGGCTTTTCCTTCCACTGTCCCTGGGGACCGAGGACCTCGTCGCCTTCCTTGATGTCGGCGAAGGTCACCACGCCGGTGTGGGGCGTGCGGATGACGATCTCGCGGTAAGGGGAGGCTTTTATCTCGTCCAGCAATGCGGAAATGTTGATCATGTGGTTTTCCCGCTTTTTCGTTTGTCGTGGGTGGGGCCGCACCGCTGGGGGCGGCGAAAGGCGGGGCGGCAAGTCCGCCCCGCCGTCTGCTTAACGGTAATACAGGTTGCGGCCGCCCATGGTGAGCAGGGCCTGCTTGAGGTTGGCACGGATCTGGCGGCGGTCCCAGATGCCCTGGATATGGCCGCGGGACAGGGCCCGGTAGGAGCGGTGGTACTTGGGCGGGATGTCCATGCCCGTGGTCTCCTTGATGACGCCGGGACCGGCAAAGCCGATGTTGGAGGAGCGCACCGCGAACTGGTAGGGCGCGCAGCCCAGGAAACTGGCCACGGGCCCGGCGAAGGAGTTGGTATCGTACAGCACCAGGTACAGGCCGCCGGACTCGATGTAGCGGCGCACGGCCACGGTGCAGCGGGGCATCTGGATGACGCCGTGGGTGCCTTCCTGGATGCGGATGCCGGCGGTGCCGTGCACATAGGCCAGGAAGGGATAGCGCTTTTTGGCGGCCAGGGCGGCGGCCTCCACGAACTTGTAGCCTTCGGCGGCACCGAAGGAACCGCCGCGGAAGGTGCCCATGAGCATGGCCACCACCAGCTTGGTGCCGTCGATGCGGGCCTCGAAGGTCATGCAGCCGCTGCGGCAGCCGGTCTTTTCCTGGGCGGCCTTGATGCGTTCGTCGAAGTTGGGGAAGTTCAGCGGGTTGCCGGCTTCGATCTCGCGGTTGAACTCAAAGACCGAGCCCTTGTCGAAGACGTTCTGCACATACCATTCGGGCTCCATGGGGAAGTGGTAGCCGCAATGGCTGCACACGCCCGCGAACTCGGCGAACAGGTCGGGGCCCCAGAGGTCCAGGCAGCCGTACGAGGCGCTGTTGGGGCAGGTGATGGCGCGGTCGATCTTGTAGCGCGGCGAGAGGTAGTTCCACTTGCTCACGCGGTTGTCTTCCACCCAGTTGGAGAGGGTGGTCAGCTCCTTGGCCGTGGCCTTTTTTTCCGCCGGGCCGGCGATGCGCTTCCAGGGGCTGAGGAGGCGGCCCTTGAACACGTCCCATTCGCTGCCCAGCTCTTCCATGATGTTGTGCAGCTTGCGCTGGTGACGGCGCACGAAGTCGTACTTGAAGTGCATCCAGGGCTTGGTCACCCAGTCGCGCAGGGCGGCGGCGTTCTTGGACAGGAAGGGGCGGTTGTCGATGGCGGCCGCGCGCGAAAGGCGCAGGAACTTCTGCTGGCGGCGTTCGCGCATGCGGTTCTTGGCCGCGCCGGACATGCCCCAGCGCACATACATCTCGTCCAGGTTGGCTTCGGGGTTGCGCAGGCGCGCCAGGGCCAGGCCGCGGATCATGGGCGGCTTGGTGTTGGTGATGACCACTTCGTCGGTGGCGCGCAGCACTTCCTGCCGCAGGGAGCGGAAAAAGTCGAAGTGGTACGGGCGGGCGCCCAGGGCGGGTTCCTGCACCACGCTGTCGATATAGCCGAAGGAGAGGTTGTCCTGCGCGGTGATGTGCAGGTTCTGGGCGCAATGCTCGATGAGCTCGGGCGCGGCGCGCTGGCCGGCCTTGAGGCGGCCTTCGATGGCGGCTGCGCCTTCGGGCGAGATGACCGAGTAGTAGCCGTGGGAGAGCATGAGGCGCTTGTCGGCCAGGCCGATGGCCTCGGCACCGCCGGAACCGCCCTCGGAGATGATGGAGATGACGGGCACGCGCAGACCGGCCATGGTGTAGATGTTGCGGGCGATCTGCTGGGCCGCGCCGGGATAGTCCTCGATGGGGTAGGAGCCGGGCGTGAAGATGTAGCAGTGGATGGGGATGCCTTCGGTCTCGGCCACGCGCATGTACTGCAGGGCCTTGGCATTGCCCCAGGGCTTCACGGAGCCGCCGTTGCGGAACTCGGCGCCGTGGCCCTTTTCCTGCCCGATGACCATGACGGACTGGGTGTGCATCTTCTTGCCGCGGCGGCGGGTGATGACCGCCCGGGCGATGAGCATGCTGGGGTCGAGGCTGTGTTCGTCCTGCCCGCCCACTTCGGTGAAGTTGTCGTAGACGTTCTCCAGGATGTCGCGCAGGCAGATGCGCTGGGGATGGCGCACGATGCGCACGCGGTCCATGGGCGTGATGAGCTTTTCCAGGCGTTTTTCCACGAAGACGAAAAGGTCTTCCAGGGAGACGATCTCGGTATGGGGGTCCTCGACCTCGCCGTTGCGGACGCGGGCGGTGAACTCGGCCAGCTTCTCGTCCAGCAGGCGGATGCTGTCCTCGTGTTTGCCGGCGAAGATGTCGCGCGTATACGAGAGCCTGTCGTTCAGGCTTTGGATGCGTTTTTCGATAGTGTTGTCCATAATCTCTTGCGCCGTTTGACGTTGATGGAAGGGGACCGCCGGGGCGGCCCGTCCGCTAGAAGCGCAGGGTGCGGGCGGTGTTGGCCCGCAGGAAGGCCACGTTGGACTTGAGGGCCTCACCGGCGTTGTTCCTGCCTTCCAGGTGCAGGTTGTCCAGGAAGGAGACGCCGCGTTCCCGGGCCTCGGCCAGATCCTTGCCCCAGATGATGGCCAGGGCCAGGTTGGGGTCGAATTCGGTGGGGATCTCGTAAGGCGTGTCGGTGGGCACGTGGGTCAGCACGGTGAGCCAGGGCTCTTCCTTCCAGGAGAAACGCTCGATGCGCCCCACCCAGGGGGTGAAGCCGTGTTCGGGGTCTTCGGCGATGAGGCGGTATTCGATGCCCACGCCGTCGAAGGTCACGTCGTCCTGGGTGTAGCCCAGAGGTTCGCCCAGGCCGATGCGGATCTGTTCGGCGATGAGGTCCACGGGGCCCTCGTGGTTGCGGATGCTGGAGATGCGGGCCGAGACGCCGTTCTCCACCTGGATGCGGGTGTTCACTTCCATGAGGAAAGGCTCGCCCCGGCGGGTGACGATCCATTCCCAGGTGCCCACGTTGTCATAGCCCACCTTGCGGGCCATGGTCAGGGAATAGTGGACGATGTCCTGCAGGACCTTGGCGGCATCGAAGCTGTAGTCCATCTGGGCGGGC
This is a stretch of genomic DNA from Desulfovibrio piger. It encodes these proteins:
- the sat gene encoding sulfate adenylyltransferase is translated as MSKLVPPHGGKGLVCCLLEGAALEEELKKAAGLKQIEISSRAKGDLIMMGIGGFSPLNGFMNKADWKSVCEKMLLSDGTFWPVPVTLDVSADDAKALKVGEEVALVRKGQIMATMKVEDIYEMTEADKKWECELVFKGCGPDSEKFWEVAPTDHPGVKMVLGQKEYNIGGPVKVLSQGEFPEKFPGVYMTPAQLRAKMDERGWKNVAALQLRNPMHRSHEYLAKLGVEVCDGVVIHSLVGALKPGDIPAEVRVKCIDTLVQKYFVPEHVIQAGYPLDMRYAGPREALLHATFRQNYGINRQLVGRDHAGVGDFYGMFEAQEIFDKIPMPAEEGKRLLCEPMKIDWTFYCKKCDGMASMRTCPHSKEDRVILSGTKLRKMLSEGAEVPDHFGREEVLAILREYYGGLTEKVEIKMQRAASGSTM
- a CDS encoding cytochrome c peroxidase; this translates as MKEKLLASAALVLLACAPATAQGLDDVQHKFASVSGIVQDKCMACHSRGYDLPFYAKVPGIRGIIEKDYRDGIRALDLNQELVQRKDRPVGETVLAKMEWVILNDTMPPAKFAVVHWGSRLSDQDKKDILTWVAESRKAHYATDAAPEHANEPIQPIPRRLPVDEAKVALGKALFNDARLSADSTVACATCHAMDKAGTDNGRFSEGIRKQLGDVNAPTTFNAVFNFVQFWDGRAADLQEQAGGPPLNPIEMGSRDWDEIVARLAADAALTAKFRAVYPDGWSGRNITDAIAEYEKTLISPDSRFDRWLRGDKSALTAAEAEGYERFKAYRCASCHVGKSMGGQSYEYLDLKKDYFADRGGKPLGSDKGRFNASGREEDMHRFKVPNLRNVELTHPYLHDGTVTTLDEAVRIMGVYCSGLDVPQKDRALIVGFLRTLTGRHEGRPVQGEAVAR
- a CDS encoding single-stranded DNA-binding protein, which gives rise to MLNKVMLIGRLGRDPELRYTQSGSPVATLNVATDESYVDRDGNKVERTEWHRVSVFQRQAENCANFLAKGSLVYVEGSLQTRKWQDQNGQDRYTTEIKAQRVQFLDRRSDGPRSDMGGYEDDYGAPAPAARAPRGGNTGGQRQAPRRPAPQQRDDDLGPAFPSEASNMDEVPF
- a CDS encoding biotin attachment protein translates to MINISALLDEIKASPYREIVIRTPHTGVVTFADIKEGDEVLGPQGQWKEKPGTRLATLERERNPKPICSPEKGIISRIHNQLEGMFVEAGTPLMVIRHMLTRSEVEHQILKKALHLFRAPERAKYYFTPEVDKKIRASDAHSVVVRDGMELFIMSRMKREVPLHYSGPTGVIYAVYFSYNENMDADAPLIGVCPEDQLPVIQDVIMRVQTEWTEKG
- a CDS encoding acetyl-CoA carboxylase carboxyl transferase subunit alpha/beta encodes the protein MDNTIEKRIQSLNDRLSYTRDIFAGKHEDSIRLLDEKLAEFTARVRNGEVEDPHTEIVSLEDLFVFVEKRLEKLITPMDRVRIVRHPQRICLRDILENVYDNFTEVGGQDEHSLDPSMLIARAVITRRRGKKMHTQSVMVIGQEKGHGAEFRNGGSVKPWGNAKALQYMRVAETEGIPIHCYIFTPGSYPIEDYPGAAQQIARNIYTMAGLRVPVISIISEGGSGGAEAIGLADKRLMLSHGYYSVISPEGAAAIEGRLKAGQRAAPELIEHCAQNLHITAQDNLSFGYIDSVVQEPALGARPYHFDFFRSLRQEVLRATDEVVITNTKPPMIRGLALARLRNPEANLDEMYVRWGMSGAAKNRMRERRQQKFLRLSRAAAIDNRPFLSKNAAALRDWVTKPWMHFKYDFVRRHQRKLHNIMEELGSEWDVFKGRLLSPWKRIAGPAEKKATAKELTTLSNWVEDNRVSKWNYLSPRYKIDRAITCPNSASYGCLDLWGPDLFAEFAGVCSHCGYHFPMEPEWYVQNVFDKGSVFEFNREIEAGNPLNFPNFDERIKAAQEKTGCRSGCMTFEARIDGTKLVVAMLMGTFRGGSFGAAEGYKFVEAAALAAKKRYPFLAYVHGTAGIRIQEGTHGVIQMPRCTVAVRRYIESGGLYLVLYDTNSFAGPVASFLGCAPYQFAVRSSNIGFAGPGVIKETTGMDIPPKYHRSYRALSRGHIQGIWDRRQIRANLKQALLTMGGRNLYYR